The Deinococcus puniceus genome segment CGGCCTCGCACACCTGATCAACTTTCAGGGCAGCGATACGCTGGAAGCCCTGCGCGTGGCCCGCAACCACTACGGCGCAGACATTGCAGGCTTCAGCATTCCCGCATCCGAGCACAGCACGATTACCAGTTGGGGCAAAGAGCATGAGGTGGACGCCTACCGCAACATGATTCGGCAGTTCGGCAAACCCGGCGGCCTATACGCGGTGGTCAGCGACTCCTACGATCTGAAATACGCCATCAACGTGCATTGGGGCGAAACGCTACGCCAAGAGGTCATCGACTGCGGCGCAACTCTGGTGGTGCGGCCCGACAGCGGCGAACCGCCTGCGATGGTGCGCCTCGCCGTGAACGCGCTGGCCGCCAAATTCGGCACCACCCTCAATTCCAAGGGCTTCAAGGTGCTGAACCATGTGCGCGTGCTTCAGGGCGACGGCATAGACGAAACCACCATTCGCCAGATTTTGCAAAACCTCGTGGTAGACGGCTACAGCGCCGAAAACGTGGCCTTTGGCATGGGCGGCGCACTCCTGCAAAAAGTAGACCGCGACACCCAACGCTTTGCCTATAAAGCCAGCGCGGGCCTGATTGACGGCGAATACCGGGGCATCTACAAAGACCCCGTGACCGATCCCGGCAAACGCAGTAAAGACGGTGTGCTGGACTTGGTGCAGGAAAACGGGCGCATGGTCACCAAGGCGTATAAAACCTTCGACACCGACTTTCCCGGCTCGCTGATGCGGACGGTGTACAGGGACGGAGAGATGTTAGTGCGGGATACTCTGGATGAGGTTAGGGGGCGGGTGTAGAGATGACCCGCTCAGACGCTTGGCTACAAAACCTCTTCCCAGACAACGCCGAACGCACGTTGCCTTGGCCGGAAGTAGGCCAGACGTTGACGCTTTGGCGGCCTGTAGGAGAGCATGAACTGGCCCTGATCGCCGCGAGCCAGTGGGCCGCCTTTCCGCCCCGCCTCCCCGATCAGCCGATTTTCTATCCGGTGCTGAACCGTCCCTATGCCGAAGAGATCGCCCGCGACTGGAACGCGAAACGCAATAACCTGCCTGTCGGCTACGTGACTGAATTTGAGGTGCAGGCGAAAGTGGCGACAAGCTACGACATTCAGATCGTCGGGTCAGAGGGCATTCATCAGGAACTCTGGGTTCCGGCAGAAGAACTGGACGCCTTCAATGCCGCCATCACTGGGCCAATTCGCGTGGTGGCGCACTTTGCAGGCGAGAGTTATACGGGGGAAATTGACTCAGTAACGCATCTGCCTCAAGGAGTCCAATGACCCTTTTCACCCTCCCCATTCCCCCACTTGTCCTAGACCTCGCGGGCGGCCTGTGCGTCCTCATCAGTCTGTACTACCTCTGGAGCAAAGCAAGCACATACTGGCACTGGTCTAATGCGTCGCTGCTGCCGTATTTCCTGCTGTTCGTGGGCGGGGGGCAATGGCTGCTGGCGGGCTTGCAGGTCACGTACCTGATTTTCGGCATTCACGGCCTGTACCTGTGGCACCTAGAGGCGCGGCGCAACCGGGGCGAAGTCCGGTTCAACGAACCGCTCTGGTACGGCGTCACGTGGATCGCCAGTCTGCTGATTTTTGCCTACACCATCGCTGTCACCGACTTTTCGGCGGTGTGGAACTGGGTGCAGTTCGCGGCGGTGTCGCTGGCCCTGATCGCCAACTTTGCCACCACGCGGCGCTGGGCCTGGTCTTGGCCCGTGTGGATCGCGGTGAATGCGGTGCAGGCCGTGTTCTTCTGGCACGCCGAATACTGGGTACTGTTTGGGCTGCAATTCGTGCTGGCGGCCATGAGCGTGTACGGCTGGCAAGCATGGCGGCGTGACGAAGCCCGGACGGTGGCCCTTGCCTGAGCCGGGTCTCTACTCGCATGGCCTGATCATCGGCAAGTTTGCCCCCTTTCATCTGGGCCACCGACTGCTCATTCAGCGGGCGCTAGAGCAGTGCGAACGGGTCAGTGTGTGGGTCTACTCCCGGCCCGACTTTGCCCAGATGCCTTCGCCCCTGCGCCGCAACTGGATTCGGGAGGTGTTCCCGGCGCGGCTGTTTCCGGGGTTACACCTTCTGCCCGATGCCCCGTCTCCCCCACTGAACACCGAACCCGACGCCACCCACCGCGCCTATGTGCGGGCCGTGCTGGACGGCTGGAACATTCATCCCGACGCCGTGTTTACTTCTGAAGCCTACGGCGACGCGCTGGCTGCCGAACTGGGCGCAGTGCATGTGTGCGTGGACGCGGCGCGGGCGACGGTTCCCATTTCGGGCACGCAACTCCGGGCCGACATGCATGGGCAGCGGGCTTATTTGGAACCACACGTGTACGCCCATTTTGTACAACGTGTAGCCGTGCTGGGCGCAGAAAGCACCGGCAAAAGCACCCTCACGCGGGCGTTGGGCGAGAGCCTTGGCACAACTTGGGTGCGCGAGTACGGGCGCGACGTGTACGAGCGGGAAAATGGAGTGCTGATGCCGGAGCATTTTCTGGAAATCGCCCTCGGCCACCGCGCTCTAGAGGACGAGGCCGCCCGCGCTCCCGGCGTGCACCGCTGGGTCTTTTGCGATACCCACGCCGCCACCACGCTGATGTGGTCATATTTGCTGACTGGCACGGCATTGCCTGAACTGCACGCTCTAGCCGACGCCTGCCGCACCCGCTATACCCACACGCTGCTCTGCGCCCCCGACCTCCCCCACGAACAAGACGGCTGGCGGGCCAATACCGAAGTTCGTACCGTGCAGCAGGGCTTTATTCGGCAGGATCTGGGCACGCGGGGCAGCGCGTTCACGGAGGTCACCGGCAGCGTAGAAGCGCGGGTGGAACAGGTTCGCGCCCTTCTGGAACAGTGAACTTTCGTAACAACTTGCAAGCCGCCGGGTCATGATTCAAGGTGACACTTAAGGTACGAACTGGAGGCCCACTTGTGACGAACGATCCGAACAATCCCGGCCCTAAGCCCGATGCTCCCGCTTCCCCGTCCGGCTCCACTTCGGGCAACGCGCCGCACTGGGCCGACACGTTTGATACAAAAACTGCTGATACCAAAGCTGCGCCCAGCCCAAGCCCTAGCGAACCTGCAAAGCCGTCTAGCGTCAACCTCGGTAAGCACGCGGCGGAACCTGTTCCCAGCACGGCCCCCGGCCAGACACCCAGCCACACGCCCTACCGCAGCGACGATCCGTTCGGGCAGGTCACGGGGGGCAAGAGTACGCCCGCGCCGACGGCTTACGCGCCTGCGCCCCAGCCTGCGCCGATGGGCCAGCCTCTGCCGCCACCCACGTCCTCACAGCTCTGGAACGATGCTCAAAGTTCCGTCCAATCTTCGGTGCAGGGCGGCCTGAACCAACTTGCCTCTGCCGATGCCAGCACCAAAAAACTGATCGCGGGCTTGCTGGCGATCTTTCTGGGCAGCCTCGGCATTCACAAGTTCTATCTGGGCATCACCAAACCGGGCATACTCATGCTGGCCCTCACGCTCGGCGGCTACCTGATGTTTGGCCTACTGTGGTGGATCGGCATCGGCTTCCTGTTCCTGCTGCTGCCCTTTGTCATGAGCATTGTGGGCCTGATCGAAGGCATCCTGTACCTCACCAAATCCGACGCCGACTTTGACGCGAAATATGTGCGCGGCAAGCAGGAATGGCTCTAAAGCACTGAGACGGACAGACCGCAGGAAAAGGACGCTGGAGCAGTTGCCCAAGCGTCCTTTTTTTGGTCGAGGTTGGATAGAGAGTGCAAGGATTTCGGGTGAGGTTGGAATCTTTCCTTAAACCCTAGACCCCTAAACGCCCTCCCACGTATCGCCAATAGCCTCTCACCGCAACTGCTCCAGAATCGTCGGGTCTTGAATCTCACGGTCGCGGGCAAATAGCAGCACCTTCGAGACCACTTCGGCGGTGCGGGGGTCAGGATCGGCAAACGGCAGGAAGATTCGGCCCTGCTGCTGGTTATGCACGGGCACCACGCACAGCGCCCCACCCGGCAGCAGATGCACGTTGCCCGATCCCAAATGCACGCTGTACTGTGCAAACGCGCCGTCGATCAGGGCGTGTTGATCTTGCAGGCGCACGTTGTTCAGCTTCAGCAGGCGCACGGTTTCGCCCACCAACGCCGCCCGCATTTCGGTAGTGCTTTGGCTGGCTTCGGGGTCTACGCCGCCCACATGCGCCACGCTGACCACCAGATCGAGGTCGCGCATGGTTTCGCTGAACAGGCGGGGCGGAATTGCGGCCAGCGCCAACACTTCACCCGTGTCGCGCGACGTGAAATAGGCTCCGTCCAGCGGCGTGCCTTCCACTTCACTGGGCGTGGTGTACGCCAAAGACGTATCCAGCCACACGTTGATGCCCTCGGCGTGAAAGGTTTTGCGGATGCCTTCCTCGTGAACCGCCACCCAGCCGCGAGCTTTCAGGAGCGCCAGCGCTTTGGCGGGCTGCACATGGTGTCCGGCGGAGCGGGCCGAGCGTTTCGCGCCACTTTCGGTGGGCGTCAGCGGGTAATACTCGCGGAACACCTGCTTGAAGGGCTGCTGAATCTCGTGTTCGATGACCTGCGCTTGCCATTCTCGCCACTGCCCGGAAGCAAACAAGTCGTGTGGGTGGGCAATTCTGAGGGCAAGCTCAGCGGTAGGCACAGGCCCAGCCAGCGTTTGTAACTCGTGGCCCTGCCACCACCCCAACGCCGCTTCGTTTTGCACCCACACCAGCGCCCGCAACAGCGGTGAAATCACCGGATGCAGCGCCAGTTGCGCCAATTCCTGCGGCGTAAACAGGTCGCCGCGCACCATCGCTTCCTCCAGCGCGGCCCGCATTCGGCCCCGTGTGGCCCCCAGTTCGGTCAGGGTTTCACGGATCGCCACGATTTCGGGGTGCTTCTTGAGGGCGGCGGGCAGGTTCTTCAGCGGTTTCTCGCCGCGCCGCACCCACAGGCTGGCTTCGCCCTGCGTGGTCAGGGTCAGGCCCACCTGCACGCCCTCTACATCGGCCTGCCGTGTCCAGTCGGGGGCCAGCCGCGCTTCCATCGCCCAGCGCAGGCGTTGCGGGTCGGCATATCCAGCAGTGCGGGCCAGATTCTGCATCCCGATGTCTGCCGCGAGGCGTTCGCTGGCCTGCCGCTGCGCCCCGAATTGCCGCGCCGAGTGGCGGAAGTCCGAGAGCACGCGGTACCGGCCTTCCAGTTGCGCCGCTCCCTTTTGCTTGCCCTTGCTGAGCGGCAGCAGCCCCAGCGCCCGCACGCTGTCCTGCTGGCGTTTGGCGGCAATGGCTCCGGTCAGTTCTTCTTCGGGCAACTCGCCCAGCAGCGCCCGCGCAAAGCGTTCAGCGCGTTTGTGGCCGCCACTGCTGGAAGCGTATTTGGCGGCGTCCAGCAAGCGGGCAAAGTGCGCCGCGCCCAGTTCGGCGTACATCTGCCGGAACCAGCCCACGTCCACCGCGCCGTCCAGCAACTCCTGCGGCGTCAGCGGGGTGCGCTCGCTGATTTCGGCTTCCCACGCCTCCCGCACGTCCTGCGCCACAGACCAACTGGTGTCACGGGTGTGGGCGTGCAACCAGTACACGCCGCTTTCCAAGCCCTTCCAGCCCAGCGTGGCGGCTACCAATTTGGCCCACTGGGGGGCGAACATGGCGAGGTCAAGCAGGCGGCTTTCGGGGATGGCGTGAGTCTGTACCGCCGCCGCAAACGTTTCGGGCGTATCGGTCACCGCAGGAAAAGAGACCCGGATCAGGTGACTCAGCACATTGGGGCGGCTCTCGTTGCTGCCCGTGTAGCCGCGCCGCAGGGGTTCCTTGCCCAGCGCCGCCAATGCCCTCAATGCATACGCTGCCCCGTCTACCCAAGCCAGCGCCAGAGCAGGCGTGCTGGCCGCTGTTTCTAGGTCGCCACGTTCCAGTTCTACGGCCAGCACCCGCTCCCGCACCGTGTTCACGGCGGCCACCCAATCTGGATGGGTGGGCAGGCGTTCATCGGGTTTGCGGCCCGAATAACGGCGCAGCTCCGAGAAGTTGTTGTAGCTGGAATAGCCGTCGCGTTCGCCCGGAGCGCCGATCAGGGCGTCCAGCAGGTCGGTGCGGTTGGCCCAGCCCTGCCCATAGGCTTCCAGCAACAGCGCCGTGTCGGGCCGCCGCCGCGCCAACTTGGGGAAAGCTTGGTTCTGGTACAGGCTCAGCCACCACAGCCGCTCGCGCTGAGGCAATGTCCAGCAACTCAAAGGCAGAAAATTGGGCGAATGCAGGCCGTCGCGGGGATCGTCGCCCCTGCCCCAGCTGTAGCGGCTAGGTTGCAGCTCGGCGTCCTGCGGCAGGGCGGCCAACTGCGTTTCCCACACGTCCAGCGCCAACTCCACGTCGGCGGAGGTGGCCTGCCGCGCCAACAGCGGCAACACGCGGAAAATTAGCGAGGCATAGCGCAGGGGCGCGGGCAACATCACAGGCGGCCCGAACATCTTTTCCAGAATCTGATCGGTCAGCGCCAGCTTTTCAGTTTCGCCGTCTTCAAACTCGTTTTCCTCTTCATCCTCGTCTTCGTCGTCCACATCATCCGTGTCAGCGCCTTCGGCCTCGTCCAGCAAGGCGTCCAGATCAATGTCGTCTTCCTCATCCGGCGCGGCGGCCCCGGCGGGCGTCTTGTGACGGCGTGTGGCCCACATCAGGGCCGTGAAATCATCGTCTTGCGCGTCTTCACGGGTCTGCCAGAAGGTGAGCCACAGGTCAGGCAGCGGGAACTGTTCGCCGTACCAGTAGCCCAGATTGCCCAGCAGCCGCACTTCCTCGCCGTCCCAGCCCTCGCCCGTGACCGGGGTTTCGCGGTGGGTGTGGACAAGTTCATCAAGGGCAGTGAGCAGGGCCGCGCCTCGCTCCAGCACAGCGGTATAGGGCCGGGTTGGGCCAGCGGACGGGCGCAGAATGTTTTTGATCCACTGCGACACCTTCGATCCACCCTGAGTTGACTGGGTTGACCGGATATGCGCCGTCACCGGGCGCGGCAAGGTGCGCTGAGCCGGGTCGAACAGGCCCAGACCATCTTTCAGTGTCAGCGCCGCATCGGGCGTGATCAGGGCGGCGTGCAGCGATTCTTCGGCCTGCCCACGCGGTACGAAGTCGGCGGGCAGATCGGCGGCCTGCCCGTGCAGCAGCAGGAGTTGGAGGCCCGCCTGCCGCTGCTCTCCGGTACGCGAGGCCAACAGGCGCAGCGCACTGGCTCCCGCCTGCGCAGGGTCACGGCCCAGCAGTTTCAGCACACCCCGGCGCAGGTCGGCCCCCTTGCGCTTCAGCAGGGCGTCCAGTTCCAGCGTTTCACCCTCTTCCAAAGTTAATCCGTGCGTCAGCAAGCGGTCTATCAGGTTCACAGCCTGCTGAGACAACGCCGACGAACGGTCTTGCAGCAGCGTGAAGATGGCGGCGCGGCTCTGGGTATCCAGCGTGACCGGCGTGGTTGCCACAATCTTGCCGTCCACTTCCCGCCCGTCCAGTGCCCGCTCCTGTATGGCCCCCAACACCGCCGCCCGCCCAGACCCGCTCATGGCAGGCAGATGGGCCAGCACCATTCCGATAGGCCGCGTGCCCAAATGCCGGGGCAGGCCGTCCAGCACGTCTATTCTGCTGGGCAGGTGGCCCAACCACGGAAACAGCAGCGGCGTATGCGTGGCGTCGCCGCTGGCAGCTTTGGGGGCAGCAGACAGGCGCAGCGCATAGGCCTCGATTCGCTCAAATTTGCTGTCTACGGGGTCGGTGCTGTACCCATGCTGGTTCAGATACAGCGCCCCGATTCGCAGTTCCGGGTCGTCCAGCAGGAACAGCAGGTCGGCGGAGGTGTACAGGTCGCTGTCGAGCAGGAAACGGGCGGCGGCCATGCGGCGTTCCGGGTCGGCGTCGGGCGTGGGCTGAAGCAGGCCGAGGGCCAAAGCGGCGGCTTCTGGCGCGTCGCGCATGGCGAGCGTGTAGAACGCCAAGAATGCGTCTTGCCCGGTTCCAGAAGCGACGGCGGCCCGCGCCTGTGCCGGGTCGTCTAAAAATCCGCTGGCCTGAGTCAGCAGCGGGCGAAGGCGTTTCAGGTCGGTCACGTCGTAATTCAGGCCGAACCACACGTCGGCGGCCCGCACGGTGGCAGCAAAGCGGAGCAGGTCTTCCTTCAGGATCAGGCGCAACATGCGGGCAAAGGCGTCTGGGTGGGCCTCGTCGATGCTTTCCAGAATGACTTGCCGCAGCCCTTCCTGACGTTGGGCGGCCAACAGCAATCCTTCGGCCAACGCCCAAGCGTCCGCCCGCGCCGACACCAGCCATGCCCGCGTGACATGCCGCCCCATGCGGGCCACCGGGTGCTGTGTGGCGGCAGTCTGTGCCAGCACGTCAAAGACAGCCTCGTTGCCGTCGTCTATGGCCTGTGCCAGCAGCCAGCCCAAATCGTCGGAACGCCAGCCCAACAGCCCGGCATGAACGGCGAACCACTCCACATCCTGCGGATATTCGCGGGTCAGTTCCCACAAGGCCCACACCCACGCGGCGGCCCGCTCTGCTTGCTGCGGCTGTCCGGGCGCACGAAACGCCCGCCGCGAGTAGCCCTGCGGATAGGTATGGCGCGTGAGGAAGGTGTCTACGGCACGTTCTACGGTGTCTGCGATCTGGGGAAACAGGACGCCTAGCAGAGCCGTGCGCTCCGGGCTGGGGGCGGCCAACCCCTCTTGCAGATAGATCAGGCGCTCGGCCATGTGGTTGGGGTTGTAGCCCGTGCTCGTATCGGCCCGCAGGAAGGCCAGTTTCTCGGCTTGCGGAGCAGGCAGGGCGGCGGCGCGGCGGTCATAGGCGGGCTTCCACGCCTTGCGAAAAGTGCCGAGGTACACATCCAAGGTTTGGCCGTTCAGAGCAGGGCTGGTCATGCTTAACCGCCCGCCAGAGGGGTCAGGCGCAGCAGCAGCAGCGTGCTGTCGGGGCGCAGGGTTAGGGGTTCATCCAGCGCCATGATCTGTGTATCGTCTACGAATACGAAATACATGCCGTCGTTGTAGGCCAGCAGCGCCACTTTCACCGCTTCATCCGGCTCGGCTAGCCGCGCACTTTCCTGAGGCCCCACGCTGACCTTGCCCGCTGCCGCGCCCGCATCCAGCTCGCGCTCGGTCAGCACCCGCAGTAGGCCCGCGCCCGCTTGCCGCCCGTTGTAGCCGTCTACTTCGGCCCTGACCAGTTGCTCTATCAGCCCCCGCAGAGTCGCCACCTCGCCCACAAGTTCCAGCGGACGGCGTTCTAGGGGAGTGCGGCGGCCAACAATCTTGG includes the following:
- a CDS encoding nicotinate phosphoribosyltransferase, which codes for MTAPLHLLADDNLILDTDSYKSSHFLQYPAGTTRLFSYLESRGGRYPVTRFFGLQYLLDRYLTRRVTAPMVEEARDLIEAHGEPFPYDGWMRVVNVHGGKLPLEIRAVPEGTLVPIHNVLMSVTNTDPELPWLVGWFETMLMRVWYPTTVATQSYHIREIIRAVLEQTSDRAAEELPFKLHDFGSRGVSSRESAGLGGLAHLINFQGSDTLEALRVARNHYGADIAGFSIPASEHSTITSWGKEHEVDAYRNMIRQFGKPGGLYAVVSDSYDLKYAINVHWGETLRQEVIDCGATLVVRPDSGEPPAMVRLAVNALAAKFGTTLNSKGFKVLNHVRVLQGDGIDETTIRQILQNLVVDGYSAENVAFGMGGALLQKVDRDTQRFAYKASAGLIDGEYRGIYKDPVTDPGKRSKDGVLDLVQENGRMVTKAYKTFDTDFPGSLMRTVYRDGEMLVRDTLDEVRGRV
- a CDS encoding nicotinamide mononucleotide transporter family protein, whose amino-acid sequence is MTLFTLPIPPLVLDLAGGLCVLISLYYLWSKASTYWHWSNASLLPYFLLFVGGGQWLLAGLQVTYLIFGIHGLYLWHLEARRNRGEVRFNEPLWYGVTWIASLLIFAYTIAVTDFSAVWNWVQFAAVSLALIANFATTRRWAWSWPVWIAVNAVQAVFFWHAEYWVLFGLQFVLAAMSVYGWQAWRRDEARTVALA
- a CDS encoding AAA family ATPase, producing the protein MTKPGRWPLPEPGLYSHGLIIGKFAPFHLGHRLLIQRALEQCERVSVWVYSRPDFAQMPSPLRRNWIREVFPARLFPGLHLLPDAPSPPLNTEPDATHRAYVRAVLDGWNIHPDAVFTSEAYGDALAAELGAVHVCVDAARATVPISGTQLRADMHGQRAYLEPHVYAHFVQRVAVLGAESTGKSTLTRALGESLGTTWVREYGRDVYERENGVLMPEHFLEIALGHRALEDEAARAPGVHRWVFCDTHAATTLMWSYLLTGTALPELHALADACRTRYTHTLLCAPDLPHEQDGWRANTEVRTVQQGFIRQDLGTRGSAFTEVTGSVEARVEQVRALLEQ
- a CDS encoding NINE protein: MTNDPNNPGPKPDAPASPSGSTSGNAPHWADTFDTKTADTKAAPSPSPSEPAKPSSVNLGKHAAEPVPSTAPGQTPSHTPYRSDDPFGQVTGGKSTPAPTAYAPAPQPAPMGQPLPPPTSSQLWNDAQSSVQSSVQGGLNQLASADASTKKLIAGLLAIFLGSLGIHKFYLGITKPGILMLALTLGGYLMFGLLWWIGIGFLFLLLPFVMSIVGLIEGILYLTKSDADFDAKYVRGKQEWL
- a CDS encoding DUF4132 domain-containing protein; amino-acid sequence: MTSPALNGQTLDVYLGTFRKAWKPAYDRRAAALPAPQAEKLAFLRADTSTGYNPNHMAERLIYLQEGLAAPSPERTALLGVLFPQIADTVERAVDTFLTRHTYPQGYSRRAFRAPGQPQQAERAAAWVWALWELTREYPQDVEWFAVHAGLLGWRSDDLGWLLAQAIDDGNEAVFDVLAQTAATQHPVARMGRHVTRAWLVSARADAWALAEGLLLAAQRQEGLRQVILESIDEAHPDAFARMLRLILKEDLLRFAATVRAADVWFGLNYDVTDLKRLRPLLTQASGFLDDPAQARAAVASGTGQDAFLAFYTLAMRDAPEAAALALGLLQPTPDADPERRMAAARFLLDSDLYTSADLLFLLDDPELRIGALYLNQHGYSTDPVDSKFERIEAYALRLSAAPKAASGDATHTPLLFPWLGHLPSRIDVLDGLPRHLGTRPIGMVLAHLPAMSGSGRAAVLGAIQERALDGREVDGKIVATTPVTLDTQSRAAIFTLLQDRSSALSQQAVNLIDRLLTHGLTLEEGETLELDALLKRKGADLRRGVLKLLGRDPAQAGASALRLLASRTGEQRQAGLQLLLLHGQAADLPADFVPRGQAEESLHAALITPDAALTLKDGLGLFDPAQRTLPRPVTAHIRSTQSTQGGSKVSQWIKNILRPSAGPTRPYTAVLERGAALLTALDELVHTHRETPVTGEGWDGEEVRLLGNLGYWYGEQFPLPDLWLTFWQTREDAQDDDFTALMWATRRHKTPAGAAAPDEEDDIDLDALLDEAEGADTDDVDDEDEDEEENEFEDGETEKLALTDQILEKMFGPPVMLPAPLRYASLIFRVLPLLARQATSADVELALDVWETQLAALPQDAELQPSRYSWGRGDDPRDGLHSPNFLPLSCWTLPQRERLWWLSLYQNQAFPKLARRRPDTALLLEAYGQGWANRTDLLDALIGAPGERDGYSSYNNFSELRRYSGRKPDERLPTHPDWVAAVNTVRERVLAVELERGDLETAASTPALALAWVDGAAYALRALAALGKEPLRRGYTGSNESRPNVLSHLIRVSFPAVTDTPETFAAAVQTHAIPESRLLDLAMFAPQWAKLVAATLGWKGLESGVYWLHAHTRDTSWSVAQDVREAWEAEISERTPLTPQELLDGAVDVGWFRQMYAELGAAHFARLLDAAKYASSSGGHKRAERFARALLGELPEEELTGAIAAKRQQDSVRALGLLPLSKGKQKGAAQLEGRYRVLSDFRHSARQFGAQRQASERLAADIGMQNLARTAGYADPQRLRWAMEARLAPDWTRQADVEGVQVGLTLTTQGEASLWVRRGEKPLKNLPAALKKHPEIVAIRETLTELGATRGRMRAALEEAMVRGDLFTPQELAQLALHPVISPLLRALVWVQNEAALGWWQGHELQTLAGPVPTAELALRIAHPHDLFASGQWREWQAQVIEHEIQQPFKQVFREYYPLTPTESGAKRSARSAGHHVQPAKALALLKARGWVAVHEEGIRKTFHAEGINVWLDTSLAYTTPSEVEGTPLDGAYFTSRDTGEVLALAAIPPRLFSETMRDLDLVVSVAHVGGVDPEASQSTTEMRAALVGETVRLLKLNNVRLQDQHALIDGAFAQYSVHLGSGNVHLLPGGALCVVPVHNQQQGRIFLPFADPDPRTAEVVSKVLLFARDREIQDPTILEQLR